CTGCGAATATGCATTAAAGTTTTGTTTATGTTTGCCCATATAGTTTTTCTCGGTTTCAGGCTCCATCTTAGCAGTGACCATAACTGATCCGCATGCTCAAGGCAAGATCAATAGATTTGTGGGCATCTGTATTGATAGAAAAGGCTGTGGTTTAAGAGCCGAGTTCATTTTAAGAAATGTCATTGATCATCAGGGAATAGAGGTAAACATCAGTATAATTCATAAAATGCTggaataagtatttattttttaatttccttAACTGAAAAAGTTGAAGCTGAAGTTGAGCTGAGTTCATAACAGTTCAATAAAATCACATATTATGTTTCtgtgtaaatttttttttttatattttaagaaGTAAGTAAAGAAAATCACATattaagtttaatatttaaGGTGCGCTATGAGCTGTATGACCCCACCATCCAAAAGATCCAGGTGCTACGTCTTGAGAAGCGCCTTGATGATAAGTTGCTGTACTTAAGAGATGCTCTACCGGAGTACAGCACATTCCCAACTGATATGGATCCCGAAATCTTGCCGGAGGGCACTCCTGTACCTGTTAATCCTGTTCAGGTAAGAATTAATAATTGATTTTTGGGTCATTCTACTTTTTAGTGCAGGTTTTTGCACTGCTAAAAATGggttttaaaaattttattatCAGAGTTAAATGAAGTAAATTAACTGTTTTTATGCGTAATTATATCCAGACAATTGAAATTAACTGCCAGCATCGAATTTTGTACATATTTCTTTCTGAAAATGAAGGTTTTGTAGACCAAGGTAGAAAAATCAAACCACTTTGTTACCaatctaaatatttttattgagcaGCTTCAGTCACTCATTACAAAAAAACAATTAACAAAACGTATTTTAGGAACATAAATCTTTCTCTTCCATAACTATAATAAGaaattatcattaattaagtcttataaatcacattaaatgacAACTGTGTTACCGTTGTGCACTTTTGTTTACAAAGATTTGacataaaatgtatatatgtaAAAATATCTTAACAACGTATTTAACATTgatattaaaaaatactatCTTGCATctgatttatctgtaatgtagCTTATTATGCCAATTGTACAACTCAAATTGAAAAACCTATACTTAGAAATAGGGACATAATGGTAACACAGTTGTGCAACAGTAACAAAGTTGTTTCAATAGACAATTCTCTTCTCTACAAAAATAGCTAATCAGTCTCTTAGTTACCACAAAGGTTGAAGATAATAATTTAATCCTACTATTATATCCGTTTTACCAAAATCACAGCACTTATGCAGGTTGGattacttaaaaattaataaataattgcaGTCATTGTTCAAACACTTCCAGAGGATTAGGGAATTCGTAGTATTCGTGTTTCCCTTTAAAAATCTTTTTCGGTGTAGAACCACTTCAACAATGTTATCATAAGGTTCCCAACTAGTGTCTGTTTCGACCGCTTTAAAAAGTTTGCCAGTATCATTTGCACCTCTGTAAAACATAAATTGTATGATGTAAAACTAAGTCTTTGACGAGGCGTTTTGTTTTGTGGTACCTGTCTAGAGCCTTTTTTCTTGCTTCCTCATTTTTAACACGGTCTAATTTTCGTTTGTTTCGGTACCGACGTTGTTTTTCGGCTGGTGTTAGCGGCATGATTTTCTGTAAAAGATAAAAACATGGCATTACAGTACTAATTTTACCGTCAGTAATTAAAGTAAGTCAGCAAACAAATGTGAAATTGTTAAAATATAAACCGATATTAGGTCGATACGAACAAAtcaacttaaataaaattagaaagaATCAGTGACAGAGTATACTTACAACTGCGTTACCATTTTTACAACTGCGTTACCACAGCGTAACAAAGTGGGCCGGTAACACAGTTGTAAAATAACATGATGCTACCTGATATTTACGAAATGACCATATAATTTGCAAATCCAACAATAGAATACAATTCAGTGACATAAATGCCACGTATCAATAGTTAAAACATAACGTAAAAGTTCTGAAACTTACCTTTTCGCCGGGTAACAAAGTGCACACCAAATAAACACACGCGTCTTGATTCACAACATGGCGGCGATTGAGTGGCGGCACGGGGCTTACTGCCATTCCCTTCCACCCCGCTCTTGTAATGCCCAACCTACCCAATCGAGCCGACCAGTGACGGTACAGTGACATCTAACGATTTTTTTGAGAAAATACCAGTAACATAGTAGTACCGTATTTCACTTCTTCCTTAGGGACAAAACTAAagtaattattttgaaaaaaaataaagctgttaaaaatatatgaagCCTACATAAAAAACGCaaacatattaaataaatttaataaatttttgaAGCATAGGACTACACTGTaagaagaatactttttttggTTAAGTTAGTCTGCGTATTGGGTCGGGGACACTTTGCAATACTATGGAAAACCACTATGTTACCATAAAATGCCACTATGTTACCCTAAATTATCttaaaataggcaaaatattcaaatataaaTGTTAACAGAAGTTAAGGAAATATTACGGCAGTTTCATGTGttgcgcaatttttttttatttcattaagaaAATGGCAGATCGACATTTTTTTGTCTGGGGGACACAAAAACCTGCACTAAAAAGTAGAATGacccttttatttatttatccctctttgatttatttatattatcccTCATATTCAATTTTTCATAACTGTAAAAGGTGTGCATgcataatagggaacttgactgtacctaaaatatcttatccactcagttgcttttggtagctctagttaccagctgtcacctttattttacttgagGCCATTGAACATTTTAGAGCAATTGAGTGCACCATGCacaaataaagcatcagataaatataagaagaacATGGATAAAAGTAATGTTTAAAcccatttctatttaataaggtagaaatatataaagtcactgagttgaccgtgacatcactcaattcgatttcatattaattccatgtTAGCAAGACTTAAAATTTACTTAAAACAAGAGAAGatttaaaattcgttttgacagttcttaaaaaaaatctgttttgaCTGGGAGGCAAGTACCCTGttgatactaagacaaataTTCAAGCCTGACTTAATCCATTTTTGTTTATGTTGTAACAACAGAGttgtacaatttttaaaatactaTACACCAAACAAACAAGTTTAAGATTTCTTCAGCAAAATTGAATACTGAAAAGAATACTtattaataattgtataatTTAAGGTTAAACTGAAACCAAGACCATGGCTGGAAAGATGGGAGAGGCAAGATCTTAAAGGAGTGTCTAATATTGAAGAATATCTAAAGGAGAAAGACAGAGTTAGACGAGAACTGAGGAAGACCCCCTGGGAGAAATATGATTTGATGAAGCAGTACAGGTACTTTTTGATCTATTTTGGAATTTGATATTGTTTTTCTATTATCTAACTTCAGAATTAAATTTACCTTTTATGTAAAGAAAAAGGAGTTAGACATGGTAACAGGCCTATGCTATAAATATTTGTGAGTATGCACGGAAAACTTTgttagtttatttatataaagatatatcttgtaaatctcgccttaataatggcacatctcggacactggcgatcaaatatatgaaagtggcacgttcctagcacacattctaagctcgtgtaggtgaacgcgtatcatgcttgtatgagtgagatatgacaggttgagtGTTCgggtttttgacaggcggtaactgtgaggtaaccgagagggggtgggcggcgctttcagcggggagcggaagtggccatactgtacgatagtactctttattatactgtgataatgGTAACTGACAAAATGGGACGATTTACAAGACACACTCACTTTTGTGTGTATATTTACAAGGCATACTCACGTTTGTATGTATGAACATAAAATATGGAAATGTATCTCAAAATTCTATAGTACAAATTTTGCATATATAGTAGTTTATTGTAGAATAATCTGTGAGAAatgatttcataatataaatatttgttttagaaaAACGATTCCTGAAGAAGACCAAAGCGAAATATGGAATGAAGTATACAATCAACTGCATCAGCTGCAGATAACGCGTAAGAAGACATACAGAAAACGCACTCTTAGCACACCAAAGCCGCAGCTTGGATAACTGTCAATATGAAACTTAGAACttagtaattaataaatataattatctaaatatacatttataatttacattttatccCTTTTCTATAGCCAATTACATACAACTACAACCTTAAATTAAAATCGGGCCGTGCAGATAAATACTAAATTACTAACTACCTGATGGAAGTGGCAATACTGGTTGTGCGTTTAGGACATGCTATGCATTCTATGCGTTTTAAAAATTAGGTTAAGAGTTAAGACATATTGAATCCATAGCCAGACGTACAATTGTCGTACATACAATATAAGTTATTACGAATTTACATGGTGAGGCCTTTTTAATAAGGCTTTTTAGTCAGATATTTAATTTTTCCAATGAGGTCTGTGAATTTTCCTAAAAACTGCTGTCAGCGAGCAGAATAACTAAACGCAAAATTATACTAAACGTCAAATAGTTTCTGAAGAACGCTAAAAGATGTCGCTACAATTCACAATATTTGTTCGTTTTCGTTTGATTCACTCGTTGCTTTGCGTGCATTGCATGCAACATGCAAGTTTGCAAGTAAAGTTTACTCTTGTTGTGTGCGTGACGTACGGCGTTCAGCTAAGGAAGTTCATTCGTTGCACTTGAATGCACTTTACACACGATACACCAATTGTACAAGAAGATCCAATAAGTTAACGAAGGAACATTAAAAACTTAAGTTTCGTCAGTGACTTGTGAAGTGCTAAGTGTTGCTTAAGTTGAATCCGGACTTGCAATTGACCACCTCGTCGCCGGGTAAGTTATTATTTATGCACTATTGCCTTTTAAAACTTAGTATATCGTTGTAACTTCCAATTTATTAATCTTTTGATTCACGAAAATTGAGTTAATGTCAACGCTGGATGAAACACACGTACGTATTTGGGAACTCGTGTCATAAATTCGCAACTGCATTTTATCCTTGATTTATTGATTATGCGTCACTGCTACTGTTCACTACGTGACCACCGTTATTTTCACGCCTTTTAAGTATACGTAATTTAAGTCATAACAGGTTTTTACTCTGTGTTTAAGTTGCGAACCATGGTATGTACAATTGGTCTGATATATTTGCATAGTTCACGATGATTGCTAGTTGGATAAATAATGTTTGATAGGCCCAAGGCCCAGGCCCAGGCCCAGGTTATGCACATAAACTTATAGTAACTCTATGGTGGTCTCATCAGCTATTTATTGTAATAACAATATGAATAAACGAAGAACTCGCAttcgagttttattacattgcggtatttgatggctgtccaaaattgtatgtaacctcaacagcccgcaatgtaactaaaatcgcatgcgagttcgcatgtcgtctaaatcaggcctaaacgAATCACAGTATAGTATGTGTACTATAATAATGTTGattaaagtatttaaaatatgaataaacatAGGCCAATATTTACCTAAGTTAAACCTCTTTCAGAATGCCAGCAAATCAAGTCTGATAAGATAAGAAACTCCTTGGATCCTAACTTCCTGCCGCTTGCATCCAGACCTACCCAGACTATCCTCTcctttaacgggcaagactcaaaaaaTGAATTCAAATTTCAAACCACATCACCATCCTCCAATCCTAAAAATTGTGTGCGTGTAGTAGGGtgtgtgtgtagaaaaaatacaaaaagattattttacagggtggtcttttttgagacGGGTGCCTTATAAAGGGTTAAcactataaataataaacttaATTCCTTTTTCTAGCCATATTTCTGTAGGCCAACTGAGTATGTTTTTGAAAAGCATTCACGATAAAATTGATTGACTTATTCACAATTAACAGACAATTGCTTGCAGAGTAAATCTGTTTTTAATTAAACTTGGTCTCCCTCTGCTTATGCTGCACTGACAAATACTTGTCAAActatcataaataaattgtttCAGTTCTTAATAAGTTCTACACAATGTCAATCAGAGGATTATAAGCTATTAGTACATATAAGTTGTTACCATTGTAGTTAGGTACATAGAGTAGCATCATTTTGTACAGTCAATCTTAGATATATTGAAGTAGGCCAAGGTGTTCACAAATGCGTGAACAAAGTCTCTATTTTTCATATATCAAAGTTAAGTCTATGTTTCTGACTTTTCTgagatatttttaataattttggcTACTTTAATATAGGTATGTAAAGGTGACTGCATAACCATGAGTAGATAAtaagttattcatagtatagaTAGAAGACTGCTCAGGCCTAGTGGTTAGTGACTTTAACTGCTAACCTGCTAAGCCACAGTCCTGTCTTCAAATTCCGATGCAAACATTTtattgtgatgagcacagatattccTTTATATCCtaacctccttattcataaacattcactaaGGTTATTAAGCTGATAaatttgtttgtccctttctatcacaccaatatgtcGGAAGGGACAAAccaaacaaactttatcagcttgataactttagtgaatgtttatgaataaggcggtaaaaatagaaatataatatttgtaacTTGGTTCTATTTTAATTAGTTAATGTAAGTGCTGCCACAAGACAAACTCAACTAATATGCATCCAGCCACATTTTTTAAATGAACCAGCTTTCTTTAGTAGAGAAGAATGTTATAGCCAATTAGCCATTAtcagtaaataatataaaagttatGGAAATAAATGCTTGATAATACAAGCTTTTATAAATTACTGTACTTAGGCAATGATTACTTCTTGAGAGAATTCTAAAAAATctaatcattatttttatgagtTTTCACAGAGTTCACTTGGCCTGTGACCACCTTCTGTCTTCATCATCAGATGCAAACCAAACCAAATAGTACAGACAAGACCAAAGAGTAGATTGTGCTACAAGGAAGCAAAGTTACAGCGAGGGTGTAAATTGAATTCTGTAATTGAATACTGAGCATAACAAGGGATTCTAAAATAGAATCCAAAGCGTAATGAGGGGTTCAAGTGTTATCGCCCAAATCGAAAATCATTTTGCTACCATGTGCCAcatactgcttttcacatcacctatGAGGAAATCCCAAATTATGAATAATCCCTAATTATGGCACTTAAAAcactttttaaatatattatattaaatgcatagctgggcattaactcgttaatccgttaatcgttaattaacgaagttaacatttcggttaacggattaacttttaagttaactttaaaaaatgttaacggattcgttaacttccgttaaatttcatcgagtccgttaatcgttaatccagcaccccaagcggctcgctgcgccgcgaataCCTTGTCCTGcagctactgtaaaagcccgtagtacggcaaaacctaggatttagggTAGACCGGGGACAACTGAAACAATTTATACTTAATCGCTTGTAGCATTTTAATTTGAATAGTTAGGAAGATAagaaagttatttttaagaaggAAATTTATTtggcttttaaacaaaattagttttaaagGTATGTTGCCCATGGTTATCTTGTATTATGAAATTAAAGAGGAAGCGGGAGAGTGGTTCAATTGACCCCATATGGTTGTCAATTGAAACACTATGCGAGGTCATTTGAAACACCCCTTATaaatttgggaaaaataaagaaatgttttTATTCATATCTTTATTAATGACTGCCGTGTTACAAAAACAGACCACCAAAAGATCACTTTTGTAGAAGACactatacaataaatatcagCGCCTGAAGATTCTTTCAATATCTTGACATAAGAAACGtatgtaaaaaaagaaatacttgaCTTTTAATATTCTTTGTTTCGGTAACTTCttacatataaatttaacattttggTTATTATGAAACAGTAAGATATAATTCTATGGAatagtcataaaaaaatattaatgtgtttcatacaaaagtgggtGTTTCAATTATAACCTTGTTTCAATCATAACCAGTCCGTAGAACAACGGTGTGCAGTGTATGTAGACATTTTTGAAGATCTGTTGGTCACATTCTTCTTTTGTCAGGCCAGAGTTAAACGTAGATATTGCTACTTTCATTCGTGGAATTTGCACGTCGttatacttacaaaaaacaGAACCCGATTGCATTGATAGTTGGTTACTTGTGGGGACGATTAAAACACAGGGACATTTGAAACGTTTCAATCGTCCACAAGGACGTTGTTTCTATTATCACCACAACACATGTTTGATTTCAAAGTCAATTATTTACCAATTAATGACACTCCATCACTGTTTCAtggcacttaaaatattatagaatccaCACTCATATCACTTAgcgaattaaaattttcatactaCACGGGTACACAAAATTAGACAAAAATATACGAAAGCACCAATAGTTACTTTTTTGGTCGAAAATTTT
This genomic window from Leguminivora glycinivorella isolate SPB_JAAS2020 chromosome 1, LegGlyc_1.1, whole genome shotgun sequence contains:
- the LOC125229273 gene encoding 39S ribosomal protein L19, mitochondrial, with amino-acid sequence MALAIRKSTTDLFTVAKWLARRDCRFLSSLPEKAEAVQEEKPRRTGRKPGNRNAALEFRHSYPEFLPDPNPKWRNSLREKLERADMLHRRSQIDIPEFYVGSILAVTITDPHAQGKINRFVGICIDRKGCGLRAEFILRNVIDHQGIEVRYELYDPTIQKIQVLRLEKRLDDKLLYLRDALPEYSTFPTDMDPEILPEGTPVPVNPVQVKLKPRPWLERWERQDLKGVSNIEEYLKEKDRVRRELRKTPWEKYDLMKQYRKTIPEEDQSEIWNEVYNQLHQLQITRKKTYRKRTLSTPKPQLG